actgtagaaaatcagttgggtctccccagctggaaatggctgttaaaatcttgtgtttcttataataaattgacatattgataacactgaaccttttataatgctcttaattacgtcgatgcatactgtatgcattagtgagtgtgaggggcttatggggtatggtcacttattcctgatatgaactgtttcaaatgcaagacactgattgcatgagattaagtttgtaaatgatagcctgtgtccttttgtagtgtggacatatatttatcatcaaactgtgataactgtgactaaattcagtatatatttgtCTGCCATatgtgacagatagatagatgtttaaatggatggatggatggatagacagacagacagacagacagaccgatagacagatagatagatatatataactttttataaatgattCAATAAAGAACAGTTTCAAAGCTTTCaggcaaatacttttatttctaTTAGCAAAAATATCATCGTCTGATCTCCATTCTTTATACAAAgtttcatatattatatttacataaatatcaaggctttatttacatattatttacaataaatatgtaCATAGTTTCTCCACCACACGGTGTGATTGTAAATACATAGAGAGTGCTGATCATGATTATCTAGACTTTCCAGAAGCAGACTCTGAGCAGAGGGAAGTGTTTCTCCTGGCGGATGTTCCTCGGCTCTCTGATGAAGCTGGTCACAGACAGCCGCACTCCTCCACCTGCATGTCCTCGTGGTGTCGGAGGAGCAGCTCTCCGTTCTCGTAGTAAAGCATGCTGAGCGGACTCGTCCTGGTCGGAGCGCAGCAGGCCGCAGGAACTCTGCTGGGATCATAGTACTTCAGCAAACTCTGCAGCACAGACACAACACAGCAGCGGAAGTTACTATCATTCAGATACACTTATactttatatattgtgtgtgtgtgtgtgtgtgtgtgtgtgtgtgtttgtatacatatacatatttaccttgttttcattttagtttcattttaatgtcatttaatttttagaaatgtagttttatttatttttttatgtgtctgtatgttttttacttatatatttttatttcagttttagttacttCAGGTTAAgctaattattacaaaaaaaaaaaatttaataattttttttttttcaggtaaataTTTGTTTCAAGTAGTtgaattttttgttttggtttcagTTATTAAACCTGAATGAAAATGAGGAATGATTCTTTGGCAACTATTtgaagtttaaatgtttttatattttatttaatcttatttcatttaactttttattattatatcagtttaagatttagttattttattacttcaaaTTAAACTTCACGAAAAAGAGAAAGTTAGGAGTTAGAAAAAGTTAGAAAGTTAGTTGGGAGTTAGCTAAAATATAAGAAGTcttatatatgtgtttatatatgttatatatttgtaGTTCAAGTAACTTTTTGAACGTATTTTAGTTCTTTAAGCCAAACTAATGTTGCCTTGCAAACTTGCTGATATAAaacaagtgttttaaaaaatatatttttatttcaggtaacatttgttttaatcagttttttagttttagttttttaaattacagtatcatcttaaattatttttagtgaatGGATTACAACCTTGACGAGAAGTTTAAACTTGTTCCAAGAAAAATAATGCAGTCTTGATACTTGTTTCCAAACATTCAGTATTAATAGTTCAATACTAAAAGTtatgttataatataattaatagttACATTGATTAAGTAACTGCAAAGTTGACCTTATAAAGCGGAGAGTTCCGCTCCTTGatcctgattggctgagccacgttCAGACTGTTGTACATTATGCTACAAAGTAACATTcacctttgtttacatttgtgtgttgctaggcaaccactttgttgcaatcacaactgtttctgaggagctacattgtttggtggaagaatactgtttttattaatatcattacacttaatttgctctgttttattttgtgaaaccttactacgtaTATGAAATAACCGTTTTATAAGCCACGTGAAGCCCtgatttacagtgtatttataacAGCTCCATTTTTAGCCTAACAacgccccttagctgttataaattcactgtaaacctcGGTTTCTTGGGGCTCATTGCTGTAAAATATATCGAGCGCCTCACCTGCATGTAAGCGTGGTTGGTGGGATGAAGGTCTTCGCTCAGAGGGTTTGGGCAGCTGCCCTCGCAGCGGTACGCGTTGTACTTCTTTGGGAAGATGATCCAGGAGCTCCATCCGATCTGATTGAAGTCCACCTGCATGTTGACCCTCCTGCACATGGAGCTCTTCTCCGCCGGGGCCCGGAGTGGCTCTGGGTTCCTCATCGGCTGACCCCTGCGGCCCCGCTTGCTCCTGTGTGGCTTGACTCTCCGCACCTCCTTTCCTTCGGTGTTAAACAAGAACTTGGACGTCTCGGCTGTGTGCAGGAGACTGGCTCGGTCCTGCTCGCTCTGTCCAGAGACGGTGTGTGAGAAGACCAGCAGCATGGCTCTGTGACGGATCCCGTCCACAGCTTTATTCCCGGTTTGAAGAGCGCGTCTCACGGCTCTCCTGGTCTTCCGGCGGATCCGCTCGGAGAGTTTGGGACCGATCCAGTTTAGGAGCAGGTCTGTGGCGTTGTAGACCCTCCAGTGATGGGAGACGCTCATCAGAGAGGAAACAGACAGCTGACCCAGGGACTGGTTCTCCAGACAGATGCCGTGTTGGTGGCACGGGACGTCCTGCTGGTGTCGGATCTCCACCGTGATGTTCGTTTGCTGCGTTTCTTTGGGAAGACGAATCCTCAGCTCCGCCGCATGGATCTGACGCTCGGACAGAACCGAGGAAAGGTCGAAGTGTGTGACGTAGTGTGTGTCCTGATTGGTCAAACCTGGAAGAGACAAAGAAAATAGTATATGTCACATATATGTCATATATGATTATATGTTAGTCATATTTAGAACTTttacaaattacataaaaataaataaatacatttatttgcaatttaGTATATGCCTCGTTTGATCATGTTTATCCATATATCACTATTAAAAAAGTAGTTTagactttgtatttatttaaaaataagcttaaaaattatttaatcttGGTTGAAATTTTGCATAAAATTTTGCAAATGTTTCATAACATTATTTTAGGCTCCatataatactgtaaaaaaatgttcCTCCTTtgaatttgtattaaaaaaaaatatttaaaaatgtaaaaaaaaatcttagtatgTTGAAATATTGCATATTATACACTGATGGACAATTATATCATTAATCAACCactgaaaacagaaaagaaaaaaaatcaaaatatattatttatttatttattttgtaattttgcatATGCCTCATTTGATAACattatttttaggctgcatatattactataaaaaagcattttgcagtttgtgaaaaagtttatttaaaacaaattcaagaaatttttaataaatatttttaaaaagctttcAATCTTGGTTGAATTTATACATTGATGGGCAATTATATCTTGCATCAGCcattggtatttaaaaaaaaaaatcatatatttattttatttttctgttttgcataTATGCCTCATTtgatatcattatttaaaatgcatgagtAAAGCACCAGTCACATtcaaatgactaaataaatgattcaatatttaagtgaaagtaaactttTTCCTTCATATTTTAGGATCAAATGTGCCCTACTCTTGGCAGATTTTGTGAGATCCTCCAAACTAAAGACGTAACCCATCACTGTGGCTCTTCTGACTGTCATGTACACAAACCCAGCAGTAATGAGGTGATTTGTGCAGCTGAACACACACTCTTTGATCCTCTTGGATGAAGCTCTTGTCCACTGGAGTGTATTGgctgtacatttacattcaaattGCTAATTGCTTTGGTTTATCTAATAAGCGGCTCTGACTGTGGTTAATAGCTCTGCCATTCAACATCAGCCTGTAGTTCAACTCAATCATGACTTAATAATCATTTGTTCTTTAATACAGGGACCACCAATGATTTATTTCTGGAAGCATTGCAGTTTAGCATTGGCTTGGTCAGCAatcaatttttaattattattatatttattctaaataatgcattttaatttataacaatataagaataattatataaataaataaaaaaataaaaatgaaacgttTTATTGTTGCAGTCTagttattatgcattttaaatgataCATTGTAATTTATAGTAAACAATCATTAGActgcaacaataataatataacaataatataataataattaaaaatatgtatgatATTTTATTTGCTGCATTTGAatgattcttttatttattagaaattcttcattgtaaataatcattgtaacaataataatatgataataataataaataatgatttaaaatatttcctatatttttattatagctGCCTAATGATCATTCTGTTTTTCcaaattattgtaaataataatggcaacaataataataatgatataaaaatatttgaggAATAATAACAACACACTAAAGTAATTATATTAAACTGCAATTCGTATAGAAATATTTTTAGATTCACTGGTGTATCCGATATTAAAGaagcaataaacattaataaggATGAAGCATATTAATGCACAATCAATCTCTTGATTTTACAAACATCTTGTTCTTCTCCCCCCATAGCACAGCGTGTATACAGTTTATGAAATATTACGAGTGGACCCcttcaattattaaatattttgcattatgcATAAGCACCATCAatctgatctaaaaaaaaaaaaaaaaaaagccatggtATCGATCAgatattagatttattttaacGGAGGGGCAAGGCAGCGCGAGCCTAATCCCTTCAGAACAAGCCCCGGATCGAAACCCATCGTTTAACACGAACCAGCGGCGATGCCGAACGCAGcgcgtgcgcgcgcgcgcgcgctctcGGAACCCGCTGCTCCTAATCTAATCACGCGACGTGTGAAAAAGAGCCGAGGGGCTGATGTTGATTTGGGTTTGTGTAAGGATGTCTGGCGAGGGTCTAATCCACATCAGCTTTGCGCAGAGCATTAGTCCTGGATTTATTCAGCCACAAGTGAGATGTGGATTGAAGGTGTCTGGCGCTGAGATTTGACGCGCAACAAAAGCACTTCAGAGAGTTTCAGCTCGGCGCGCGACTACTTCCCAATCGTTCGTGAATCATTTAAAACCGCTATGACGAACAGTAAAAGCAAACCTTACTCTTGGAGAGGATGCTCTTGATGGTGTCCGCTTGCTCGTGCTCTGTGTTCTCCACGGGACGCGTTTGGTTGAGCTTGAAGTGTCGGTAGAGCTGCATCATGTATGTCGGTAAATGATGCCGGTGGTTTCTGGGTGACGTGTTCCTCGTGCCGTGATTATCGTGCTTTCCGAAAACTCCAAGAAGCAGAAGCTGGTAGCAGAGTAGGCGCAGAGCTCCGTGCGCGTTCATGATGCACTGAGGTCAGAATGACAGGTCGAGGGTCCAGGAGAGCTTATATACCCCCCTCCCTCTGCCCCTCTGCATATTTAACAAGTAGCAGAGAACATTAAAGGAAATTGACATGCCATGACAGCTCATCATCTTTTCGTGTGGAAATGAGGCGCATATTTTACAATGAACTATTAAAACACCTTGCCCCCTGTGACGTCACCAGAGCCGCTCTTGTCCTTTGAAGACTGTAACTGGAGCCCAGGCCACTTCACTTCACTCGAGCCCCATCAAATGTatgaaacataacatttatttatcgAGGATTCAAGGTGATATTATTTGCACATCCCGTACTGAAGCACATCTCGGTTCAGTCATATTTTAGGTCATGGTCACTGACCAACagctaatttaaattaaaagttgggggttcgattccccgggaacacatgatatgtaaaaattgatagtctgaatgcactgtaagtcgctttggataaaagcgtctgctaaatgcataaatgcatacatttaaaatgtagttcatatgaatagtaaatatttaaaaaaacaaaacttttttttagtctgatatagatatgtgtgtgtggtgtatagCTACAgtatactttttacatttatttttcaagtttGCATATGCCTCATTTGATACGACCATTTATTAGGCTACATATAGTTTAAgtcatatattgtatatatttttgtattatatatttaatgggTATTAgataaatagtaaatatatatatatatatatatatatatatatatatatatatatatatatatatatatgtgtgtgtgtgtgtgtgtgtgtgtgtgtatgtgcaaatTTTAATTCGATTTTAACTATTAATGATATCATATATTTCtatacgtttgtgtgtgtgtgtgtgtgtgtgtgtatgaaaagcAGCGATTGacttttttatatgtaaaaatataaggCAGCAATTAAGCAATGATATCATATATAGGcctacatcttttttttctttttttgaactaGATGAAAATAACTAGACAGACTAAAACACGCACTACACCACAATTACACATATTTTCTGTGTCTGGTTGAACTGCTAATTTTAGGATCCTCTCAGCGCctggcaccacacacacacacacacacacacacacacaaacacgcgcatGCTCAAAGAGCCCGTCTTTCAAACCACGAgtgcctttctttctttctctccttctttctctcGCGAGCGAGTGTTTGGATCCAGCCGTGCACAGAGATTTACTGGAGTGTGTTTGTTCTGTTCTGAAGGCGGAGGCTGTTTCACTGCGATGGTGAGTGATGATCAAGTTTCTGCAGTGCTGTATGGGAT
This portion of the Carassius gibelio isolate Cgi1373 ecotype wild population from Czech Republic chromosome A12, carGib1.2-hapl.c, whole genome shotgun sequence genome encodes:
- the LOC128025780 gene encoding nodal homolog, producing the protein MNAHGALRLLCYQLLLLGVFGKHDNHGTRNTSPRNHRHHLPTYMMQLYRHFKLNQTRPVENTEHEQADTIKSILSKSLTNQDTHYVTHFDLSSVLSERQIHAAELRIRLPKETQQTNITVEIRHQQDVPCHQHGICLENQSLGQLSVSSLMSVSHHWRVYNATDLLLNWIGPKLSERIRRKTRRAVRRALQTGNKAVDGIRHRAMLLVFSHTVSGQSEQDRASLLHTAETSKFLFNTEGKEVRRVKPHRSKRGRRGQPMRNPEPLRAPAEKSSMCRRVNMQVDFNQIGWSSWIIFPKKYNAYRCEGSCPNPLSEDLHPTNHAYMQSLLKYYDPSRVPAACCAPTRTSPLSMLYYENGELLLRHHEDMQVEECGCL